Genomic window (Candidatus Bipolaricaulota bacterium):
GAGAGGTGGTCTATGCGCGTGATCGTTAAGGACGATTATCAAGGAATGAGTCGGGAAGCAGCACGGATCGTGGCCCGCCAGGTATTGAGCAAGCCGGACTCCGTCCTCGGCTTGCCCACTGGCGATACCCCGATCGGGATGTATGCTACCCTTGTGCGGATGTACAAATCCGGGCTCATCGATTTCTCCCGGGTCGTTACGTTTAACCTCGACGAGTTCTGTGGTCTTCCCCCTGATCATCCGGAAAGTTACCATCGCTATATGCGCGAAAAGCTATTTGCTCACGTTAATCTCGCCTTGGAGAACACGTTCATCCTCGACGGGACAGCGCAGGACATCTCTGCGGAATGCCGCCGCTACGAGGAAGCACTAGCCCAACATGGCGGGATCGACCTCCAGGTGCTCGGGATCGGCACGAACGGGCACATCGGCTTCAATGAACCGGGGGTAGATTGGGGCATGACGGTAGGACTGGTAACCCTATCGGAAGAGACCAGAAGACGGGAAGCGCGGCATTTTCGTGATCCCACTCAAGCCGTCCCTACACAAGCATTAACTATGGGGATCAAGACGATCATGCGTTCGCGAAGGATCCTTCTCTTAGCCTCGGGCGAAGAAAAGGCCATGGCTACAAAGAAGGCGATAGAAGGCCCGGTCACTAAAGAGGTTCCTGCCTCAGTGTTGCAACTTCATCCCGACGTGACGGTGGTCCTAGACCAAGAGGCGGCTTCCCTGTTGCGATCCCGGCCGACAACAAATAAGATAACCGGCAACAGGCCCTGAAATTGTCCACACCTTTCAGGACGTGAGGGGAGGAAACGCCGACGTTGGGGGAGGGCATGAGCCCTTCCTCTACCTCGTCTGCGTCTGCATCAAGGCAAGATGCTCCCCAAGGGAGGCTGAGAGCGAATTGATCGCGTGCCGATGAGATTCTTCGACACTCACTGCGACACCGTCCAGAAGGTCCTCGACGGAAGGCTTAATTTTCAGACCGGGGAGGGGGAAGGACACGTATCTCTCCCCGGGATGCTCTCCGCCGGCTCGTGCGCTCAGATATTCGCGGTTTTTGTGCTGAGCGAGCACTACCCGGGGACCGAACTCGCCCGGGCCGAGGAGATGATCGCTACCATCGAGCGGATGGCTGCGGACAGCGGCGGGAAGCTGAAGACAGTCCGCACCGCGGCCGAGCTGGAGGAATCGTGCGCCGGCGGTCCGATCGCGGCGCTGATCGGCCTGGAGGGAGCGGATCCGTTGGAGGGAAATGCGGAGAACCTTCGACATTTCTACGATCTCGGGGTGCGGGACATCATCCCGGCGTGGAAGGACAACCCGTTTTCCGGAACGGCGTTCGGCACGAACACCCCGCTCACAGCTGAGGGGATCAAACTGATCGAGCTCGCCGAGGAGCTTCGCGTGATGGTCGATGTCTCCCATCTGTCCGACGCCGCATTCGAGAGCGTGCTTGAGCTCGTTACCCGCCCGTTCATCGCCAGCCACTCCAACTGCCGCGCCCTCTCCCCCACCCTGCGCAACCTGACCGATGCGCAGATTCGCGCCCTCGCCGACCGGGGCGGGGTGATGGGGATCAACCTGTCACCTGCGTTCCTCGACCCGGAGTACTACGCCCGTACTTTACCGTTCTGGGAGCGGTTCATCGCCCCCGGGTTCAGCGAGGATGAGAGGAAACGGCTGATGGAGGAGATCTCCCGCATTCCTCGTCCAGAGCCGGAGTGGATCGCACGCCACGTGCGGCATGCGATCAAGGTGGGCGGCGAGGACGTGATCGGCCTCGGCGGCGACCTGGACGGGATCACATCCACCCCGATGGGGATAAACGGGATCGCTGACTATGCGAAGATTCCGGATCTCCTCCTTGCGGCCGGGCTGAACACCCGCCAGGTGGAGAAGGTCTGCTATCGGAACTTTCTCCGCGTTTTCACCGCAGTCCTTCCCGACTAAATCCAGACCGATACGGCGAGGGCGATCCATGCCCCGGCGAACACCACAGGGAGCAGGGATATCAGGCAGTGATACGAGAGGCGTGCGTGTTTGCGAAATCGGATCGCCTCCGTCTGCCACTCCTTCCCGCGCCATGCGCTCCCCGGGAGGATCGCTTCCTCTCCGGCGATCAGCTTGGCCAATCCGCGGTAAAGCTCAGTCCCGGCGAACTGCCCCTCGATGCTCCGCAGGAGCGCCTCGAAGTGGGCGAGTTCATGCCAGGCACGGGATTGGATGAGGCTCCAAATCAAGGAGAGTAATGCCCCGATCCCGGCGAGGACGGTGAGGAAGTATCGCCCCTCCCCTCCGGTGTAGGAGAAGGAGACGAACGCGATCGGGAAGGCGAGGAGACAGCTTGCAAGGAGGAACCCGGCCGCGATCGTCCAGTACGTCCGCGCCTTGTCCCCGGCCGCTCCGCTGATCGCTTGGTAGAGGTGCAGCCATTCTTCAAGTTCCATAACGCAAGTCTCTCTTCCCCGTGTCACGAGTGGAAGCGGTTCGTTCCGGAAAATTCAGGACAATCGTCCCTTTTCCCTCCCACTTGCCGCGGGAGAGCGCGACGTGGTATCTTTGTGCAACGGCTTTACAGGCTCCGGGGGAGGGAATGATCAAACAGATACTGGAGGACCTTGCTGAGAGCGTAATCGCCCGCTCTCCGTACCGCCGTGCTCTCGTCTCATGCTATGAGAAGCCCCTCGTCCCCGCCCCTGACTCCACGAGCCGCGTTCTCGATTATGCCGCCCGTGGGCTCACTCCGGACGAGGAGCAGGGGATCCGCATGTTTATCGCCGGAGGTGGGGTGGTGCGGGGGGAGAAGTTCAATCCGGTATTCCGCATGGGAAATTCCTACTACATCCCGGCCGGAAGCGTCCCGTATTCGCTCGGGCCGCGCATCCCGAGCCATCGTCGGTTCATCAACCCGCACGGTTGGCACTCCGCCGATCTCCTTCTCGTGCCGTGCCTGATCGACGACCGGATCGTGGGGCAGATCTCCGTCGACGACCCGCGTGACGGGGCGAAACCGACCCCGGAAAGCCTCCGCGCGCTGGAGGAACTCGCCAGGGTAGCCGCGATCGCCCTCTCCCAGGCGCGTCAGCGGGAGAGCCTGAGCCAGCGCCATCGCCTGTTCAGCTTTCTCACCGAGAACGCAATGACCGGGGTGTTCATCGTGCAGGATGGCAGGATCAGGTACGCCAACGACCGGGCGATCGAGCTGTTCGGCTACTCCCCCGCGGAGCTCCTCGCGCTCGAGCCGTGGTGGCAACTCTTCCATCCCGACGATCGTGCCCCCCTCCGCGAGGCGTGCGACCGGCTCCTCCCCGGCGAACTGGAGACGCGCGGGATCAGAAAGGACGGGCGGATCGTCTGGCTGAAGCTGCAGTCCCTGGCGATGGAGTACGGGCGTAAACCGGCGCTCCTGTTAAATCTACTCGACATCACCGACCGGATCCAGGCGGAGACGCTGCTCAAGGAGAAGGCATTCCGCGATCCCCTCACCGGCCTGTTCAACCGCCACTATTTCGACGAGACGATCCAGCGGGAACTCAAGCGGTCCCAGCGCTACAAGCGGCCGTTCACCCTGATGATGACCGACCTGCGTGGGTTCAAGCAGGTGAACGACCGACTCGGGCACCAGGCAGGAGACCAGATCCTGCGCGAGGTGGCACAGCTCGTGCAGGAGCAGATCAGGGAGAGCGACTGGGTGATCCGCTACGGTGGAGACGAGTTCCTCATCATCCTCCCTGAGACCGGGATTCAGGTGGAAGCGCTCGCCCAGCGGCTTCGCCGCGTCGTCGAGGAATGGGCGGCGGCCCGCATCCCCGAGGTCGGGTTGGGAATCGACATCGGCTGGTCCACCTGGACCCCGGAGGACAACCTCTCCCTCTCCCGTCTCCTCCAGCTCGCCGACGCCAACATGTACTCCGAGAAAGGGGCGAATCCATCCCGATGAGTTGGCAATCACACCTTGAATTTGCTAAGATAATTGAAGGAGAGGAGAGGGAGCAATGGAAGGAGCCTCCAACCACACAGAGCCCGTCGATTTTTCTTCGGAGCTGTTCCGCGCCGTCGCCGGAAGGGCGGGTGGAATAGAGAGAATCCTGAGAGCGGTCCTTGCTGGTGCCCAGGAGATCGTCTTCGTGAAGGACGTTGACGGCCGGTATATCCTGGTCAACCCTGCGTTCGCCCGGTTTGTCGGCCGCCCCATAACCCAGATCATCGGGAAGACCGATTCCGAGCTATTCCCGACTGAAGCCGAAGCATTGCGGAACGACGATCGCCGCGTCCTCTCCGCGGGGAAGCCGGTTCACACCATGGACCGGATCACGCTCGCGGGGGAGGAGCGCATCTTCCTGACGACCAAGATCCCGATCCCGGATGAGAGCGGTAGCGAGATCGCGGTCTGCGGCCTAGCGGCGGAGATCACTGGAGAGGTGCGGGTGCGTGAGCAACTCACCC
Coding sequences:
- the nagB gene encoding glucosamine-6-phosphate deaminase, coding for MRVIVKDDYQGMSREAARIVARQVLSKPDSVLGLPTGDTPIGMYATLVRMYKSGLIDFSRVVTFNLDEFCGLPPDHPESYHRYMREKLFAHVNLALENTFILDGTAQDISAECRRYEEALAQHGGIDLQVLGIGTNGHIGFNEPGVDWGMTVGLVTLSEETRRREARHFRDPTQAVPTQALTMGIKTIMRSRRILLLASGEEKAMATKKAIEGPVTKEVPASVLQLHPDVTVVLDQEAASLLRSRPTTNKITGNRP
- a CDS encoding dipeptidase: MPMRFFDTHCDTVQKVLDGRLNFQTGEGEGHVSLPGMLSAGSCAQIFAVFVLSEHYPGTELARAEEMIATIERMAADSGGKLKTVRTAAELEESCAGGPIAALIGLEGADPLEGNAENLRHFYDLGVRDIIPAWKDNPFSGTAFGTNTPLTAEGIKLIELAEELRVMVDVSHLSDAAFESVLELVTRPFIASHSNCRALSPTLRNLTDAQIRALADRGGVMGINLSPAFLDPEYYARTLPFWERFIAPGFSEDERKRLMEEISRIPRPEPEWIARHVRHAIKVGGEDVIGLGGDLDGITSTPMGINGIADYAKIPDLLLAAGLNTRQVEKVCYRNFLRVFTAVLPD
- a CDS encoding diguanylate cyclase, with amino-acid sequence MIKQILEDLAESVIARSPYRRALVSCYEKPLVPAPDSTSRVLDYAARGLTPDEEQGIRMFIAGGGVVRGEKFNPVFRMGNSYYIPAGSVPYSLGPRIPSHRRFINPHGWHSADLLLVPCLIDDRIVGQISVDDPRDGAKPTPESLRALEELARVAAIALSQARQRESLSQRHRLFSFLTENAMTGVFIVQDGRIRYANDRAIELFGYSPAELLALEPWWQLFHPDDRAPLREACDRLLPGELETRGIRKDGRIVWLKLQSLAMEYGRKPALLLNLLDITDRIQAETLLKEKAFRDPLTGLFNRHYFDETIQRELKRSQRYKRPFTLMMTDLRGFKQVNDRLGHQAGDQILREVAQLVQEQIRESDWVIRYGGDEFLIILPETGIQVEALAQRLRRVVEEWAAARIPEVGLGIDIGWSTWTPEDNLSLSRLLQLADANMYSEKGANPSR